The Urbifossiella limnaea genome has a window encoding:
- a CDS encoding FAD-dependent oxidoreductase — protein MKKRLVIIGNGMAAGRLLDELLRRGAPERFDIAVFGDEPHGCYNRILLGRVLGGGSADDITLKTTAWYAEKGIDFHVGVRVCRLDTTARVIHAAGGKTYQFDVAVFATGSRAVVPPIENLLGPDGAPKAGAFVYRTVADCERIRAEAKPASSAVVLGGGLLGLEAAKGLCDLGLHVTVAHRADTLMNLQVDRTGGMFLRQAVEQAGVFVRTGAEAAAVRGTDRITGVALKSGEILPADILVLACGVRPRVDAAEASNVPVKTGIVVNDLLATAVPGVFAVGECAEHAGKVYGVVPPIWEQCGVLADILTGANPMARYRGSKLYTRLKVAGVEVASMGAVDATNDSDEVIQVIEDRRGIYRKLVIRDGKLAGAVVVGESDSAPALARWFDRADPLPPNRLDVFCSPDVSAAAGDPEICNCHHVTESAIVGAVRDGCTSLPQLSAATRAGTGCGTCRGALARLILKNSPKAVVNGTAAHA, from the coding sequence ATGAAGAAGCGGCTGGTGATCATCGGCAACGGCATGGCGGCCGGCCGGCTCCTCGACGAACTTCTGCGCCGCGGCGCGCCGGAGCGGTTCGACATCGCCGTGTTCGGCGACGAGCCGCACGGCTGCTACAACCGCATCCTTCTGGGCCGTGTCCTGGGCGGCGGTAGTGCCGACGACATCACCCTGAAGACGACCGCGTGGTACGCCGAGAAGGGGATTGACTTCCACGTCGGGGTGCGCGTGTGCCGGCTGGACACGACGGCACGGGTGATTCACGCTGCGGGCGGCAAGACGTACCAGTTCGACGTGGCCGTGTTCGCCACCGGCAGCCGCGCCGTCGTGCCGCCGATTGAGAACCTGCTCGGGCCGGACGGCGCGCCGAAGGCCGGGGCGTTCGTGTACCGAACGGTCGCCGACTGCGAGCGCATCCGCGCCGAGGCGAAGCCGGCGAGCTCGGCCGTGGTGCTCGGCGGCGGGTTGCTCGGGCTCGAAGCGGCGAAGGGGCTGTGCGACCTCGGCCTGCACGTAACAGTCGCGCACCGGGCCGACACGCTGATGAACCTCCAGGTGGACCGCACCGGCGGGATGTTTTTGCGGCAGGCCGTGGAGCAGGCCGGCGTATTCGTTCGCACTGGCGCCGAGGCTGCGGCTGTGCGCGGGACCGATCGAATCACGGGCGTCGCGCTAAAGAGCGGCGAGATCCTTCCCGCCGACATCCTCGTGCTGGCGTGTGGCGTGCGGCCGCGCGTAGACGCGGCTGAGGCGTCGAACGTGCCGGTGAAGACGGGCATCGTCGTGAACGACTTGCTGGCGACGGCCGTGCCCGGGGTGTTTGCCGTCGGCGAGTGTGCCGAGCACGCCGGAAAGGTGTACGGCGTGGTGCCGCCGATCTGGGAGCAGTGCGGCGTGCTGGCCGACATCCTGACCGGCGCGAACCCGATGGCCCGCTACCGCGGGTCGAAGCTGTACACGCGGCTGAAGGTCGCTGGCGTCGAGGTCGCCAGCATGGGAGCGGTCGACGCGACCAACGACAGCGACGAGGTGATTCAGGTCATCGAGGACCGGCGCGGCATTTACCGCAAGCTCGTCATCCGTGACGGCAAACTGGCGGGCGCGGTCGTGGTCGGCGAATCGGATTCGGCCCCGGCACTGGCCCGGTGGTTCGACCGCGCCGACCCGCTGCCGCCGAACCGGCTCGACGTGTTCTGCTCGCCGGACGTGTCGGCCGCGGCCGGCGACCCCGAAATCTGCAACTGCCATCACGTCACCGAGTCGGCGATTGTGGGGGCGGTGCGCGACGGGTGTACGAGCCTCCCCCAACTCTCCGCCGCCACCCGGGCCGGGACCGGGTGCGGCACCTGCCGCGGCGCTCTAGCACGGCTGATCCTGAAGAACTCTCCCAAGGCCGTGGTCAACGGGACCGCGGCACACGCTTAA
- a CDS encoding Tex-like N-terminal domain-containing protein: protein MPVVPPAPQPHDLSRIAQDLQIRKQQVEAVVGLLDEDNTVPFITRYRKERTGGLNEDMIRRIQDRVHSLRSLADRKQTILKSIAYQGRLTDGLVEAVLAAETPKRLEDLYLPYKPKKKSKATEAREKGLGPVSEAIFFRDPAVNDLDAVVAGLVDPDKWLLNADDVMSGIRDILADIVADQADVRGPLRNFIWDVGQIAATKIETLPEGKGKEFEPYFAFKELVRDIPPHRVLAINRGEKANVLRVHLDINRDTAREIAAYHLNVADHPHRDLILTVMVDALDRLVLPSLEREVRRELTERAQDHAVLVFAKNLRSLLLQPPLRGKRVLAVDPGIRTGCKLAVLDETGKLLEDAVVYPHGQKKNQAEARRKLEQLVRKYELSVVAIGNGTGCRETEQLVADLIADLENRRLNPTPTMVAPAPAEPAPTGPAAVVESHTAAPAPASAEAVVQTHTHTPTHSESSGTFTSDPIPTTSSLTLTTDVLSGPATVETTGAAAPDAATVTTAEVAAAAPPVPKAPEIILDGLPEAPADLAYVIVIEAGASDYSASPVAREEFPNLDATTRGTISIGRRLQDPLAELVKIDPQHIGVGLYQHDVKPKHLKESLEGVIGSCVNAVGVDLNTASVPLLRHVSGMNQLVARGVIEHRERHGAFTSREQLLQVAGLGDKRFTQAAGFLKLNDSPEPLDATWIHPESYPLARQILTELGLTPADLKDKAKLDELRGKLNDLNPAEVAARLNAGEPTVRDIFDALARPGRDPREDLPPPIFKTGVLKLEDITPGMELKGTVLNVVPFGAFVDIGLKESGLVHISQMANRYIKSPYDVVAVGDVVTVWVIEVKPGEKKISLTMIAPGQERRMPPPGGGGGRGNFQGGPPRGDRPPQQQGDRQGERERPPQGDRPPHNPRGDRPPQPPRGDRPGFTPRPQGPGGPRPGGPRPGFQPRPQQQSAGDAQGEAPKPAAPPPPPRKPMPPKPLPKLTTAKKSGKAPLNTFGELAAFFKPEEAPKPPEPPAAEEPKPDTPPAS, encoded by the coding sequence GTGCCCGTCGTCCCGCCGGCGCCGCAGCCGCACGACCTGAGCCGTATCGCCCAGGACCTGCAGATTCGCAAGCAGCAGGTCGAGGCCGTCGTCGGGTTGCTCGACGAGGACAACACCGTCCCGTTCATCACCCGCTACCGGAAGGAACGCACCGGCGGGCTGAACGAGGACATGATTCGTCGGATTCAGGACCGGGTCCACTCCCTCCGCAGCCTCGCCGACCGCAAGCAGACCATCCTCAAGAGCATCGCCTACCAGGGTCGGCTCACCGACGGCCTGGTCGAGGCCGTGCTCGCCGCCGAGACGCCGAAGCGGCTCGAGGACCTGTACCTGCCGTACAAGCCGAAGAAGAAGTCGAAGGCCACCGAGGCCCGCGAGAAGGGGCTCGGCCCGGTGTCGGAGGCCATCTTCTTCCGCGACCCGGCCGTGAACGACCTCGACGCCGTCGTCGCCGGGCTGGTCGATCCGGACAAGTGGCTGCTGAACGCCGACGACGTGATGAGCGGAATCCGGGACATCCTCGCCGACATCGTCGCCGACCAGGCCGACGTGCGCGGCCCGCTGCGGAACTTCATTTGGGACGTGGGCCAGATCGCCGCCACGAAGATCGAGACGCTTCCCGAAGGGAAAGGGAAGGAGTTCGAGCCATACTTCGCGTTCAAGGAGTTGGTCCGCGACATCCCGCCGCACCGGGTGCTGGCCATCAACCGCGGCGAAAAGGCGAACGTACTTCGCGTCCACCTCGACATCAACCGCGACACCGCCCGCGAGATCGCCGCGTACCACCTGAACGTGGCTGATCACCCGCACCGCGACCTGATTCTCACCGTGATGGTGGACGCCCTCGACCGGCTGGTGCTCCCGAGCCTCGAGCGCGAGGTGCGGCGCGAGCTCACCGAGCGTGCGCAGGATCACGCGGTGCTGGTGTTCGCCAAGAATCTCCGCAGCCTGCTGCTGCAGCCGCCGTTGCGCGGCAAGCGCGTGCTGGCTGTGGACCCCGGTATCCGCACCGGCTGCAAGCTGGCCGTTCTCGACGAGACGGGCAAGCTGCTGGAGGACGCCGTCGTCTACCCGCACGGCCAGAAGAAGAACCAGGCCGAGGCCCGCCGCAAGCTCGAACAGCTCGTCCGCAAGTACGAGCTCTCCGTGGTGGCAATCGGCAACGGCACCGGCTGCCGCGAGACGGAGCAACTCGTCGCCGACCTGATCGCCGATCTGGAGAACCGCCGCCTCAACCCGACGCCGACCATGGTCGCACCAGCGCCCGCGGAGCCGGCGCCGACCGGCCCGGCGGCGGTGGTCGAGTCGCACACCGCCGCCCCCGCCCCGGCATCGGCCGAGGCGGTCGTCCAGACGCACACGCACACCCCGACGCACTCCGAGAGCAGCGGCACTTTTACGTCCGATCCGATCCCGACCACCTCGTCGCTTACGCTGACGACGGACGTGCTGTCCGGTCCGGCCACGGTCGAGACGACCGGCGCTGCCGCGCCCGACGCCGCTACCGTCACTACCGCCGAGGTCGCGGCTGCCGCCCCGCCCGTGCCGAAGGCGCCCGAGATCATCCTCGACGGGCTTCCGGAGGCTCCAGCGGACTTGGCATACGTCATCGTCATCGAAGCCGGTGCGAGCGACTACTCGGCCAGCCCGGTCGCCCGCGAGGAGTTCCCAAACCTCGACGCTACCACCCGCGGCACCATCAGCATCGGCCGCCGCCTGCAAGACCCGCTCGCCGAGTTGGTGAAGATCGACCCGCAGCACATCGGCGTCGGTCTGTACCAGCACGACGTGAAACCGAAACACCTGAAGGAATCTCTCGAAGGCGTGATCGGTTCGTGCGTCAACGCCGTCGGCGTGGACCTGAACACGGCGAGCGTCCCGCTGCTGCGGCACGTGTCGGGCATGAACCAGCTCGTGGCCCGCGGGGTGATTGAGCACCGCGAGCGGCACGGGGCGTTCACCAGCCGCGAGCAGTTGCTCCAGGTCGCCGGCCTTGGCGACAAGAGGTTCACGCAGGCGGCCGGGTTCCTGAAGCTGAACGACTCGCCCGAGCCGCTCGACGCGACGTGGATTCACCCCGAAAGCTACCCGCTCGCCCGCCAAATCCTGACCGAGCTCGGCCTCACACCCGCTGACCTCAAGGACAAGGCAAAGCTAGACGAACTGCGCGGCAAGCTGAACGACCTGAACCCGGCCGAGGTCGCGGCCCGGCTCAACGCCGGTGAGCCAACCGTCCGCGACATTTTCGACGCGCTGGCCCGCCCCGGCCGCGACCCGCGCGAGGACCTGCCGCCGCCGATCTTCAAGACCGGCGTCCTCAAGCTGGAGGACATCACGCCCGGGATGGAGTTGAAGGGCACCGTCCTGAACGTCGTGCCGTTCGGGGCGTTCGTGGACATCGGCCTCAAGGAGAGTGGCCTCGTTCACATCAGCCAGATGGCCAACCGGTACATCAAGAGCCCCTACGACGTGGTGGCCGTCGGCGACGTGGTGACCGTGTGGGTGATCGAGGTGAAGCCCGGCGAGAAGAAAATCTCGCTGACGATGATCGCCCCGGGTCAGGAGCGGCGGATGCCGCCGCCGGGTGGCGGCGGCGGACGCGGCAACTTCCAGGGCGGTCCGCCGCGCGGCGACCGTCCGCCGCAGCAGCAGGGCGATCGCCAGGGTGAGCGCGAGCGGCCGCCACAGGGGGACCGTCCGCCACATAACCCGCGCGGCGACCGCCCGCCGCAACCGCCTCGCGGCGACCGGCCCGGGTTCACGCCTCGGCCGCAGGGGCCGGGTGGCCCGCGCCCCGGCGGCCCCCGCCCCGGCTTCCAGCCCCGTCCGCAGCAGCAGTCCGCTGGCGACGCTCAGGGCGAGGCGCCGAAGCCGGCTGCGCCGCCCCCGCCGCCGAGGAAGCCGATGCCGCCGAAGCCGCTGCCGAAGCTGACGACGGCGAAGAAGTCCGGGAAGGCGCCGCTGAACACGTTCGGTGAACTGGCAGCGTTCTTCAAGCCGGAGGAAGCACCGAAGCCGCCCGAGCCGCCGGCCGCGGAGGAGCCCAAGCCGGACACCCCGCCGGCGTCGTAA
- a CDS encoding DUF4159 domain-containing protein, with protein sequence MTRLLLSTALFAGLGVLVMLPAPAPAKQPLPGPPPAPGKADEELVERVRKGIDGGVRYLKSKQNRATGNWEGEQFVLNFVVNMEGGTTALVTLALLNAGLTEKDESVRKALDYLRTLPPRKTYVVGLQNLALAEARQPKDLPIIQRNADWLVERAIGLRNGDLKGWTYEGGNSLGDGSNTQYALLGLYAAKQAGAKVDDNVWRAIQKHYTGYQIPVTATSGGWSYHNPPLDPAVSFTMTVAGVCGLLIAGLGLEESTQGLDPATGVAANCGVYAETSAVARGMNWIAANFNFDSGKSIFYNVYGIERLGRLSGERFIGRYDWYREGCEYLLKAQEPGTGAFSKPRGIDGAEVLSTSFALLFLSKGRTPVLVSKYAWGEFRHPAGGQFQEVSTGARGEVSWNRKHNDTRHLVEFASKELFKGAPLAWQVYDPRRQNLETDDAVLREVGTLVQSPVLYLNGHGRIPFVGLQGEGLTTNEKVLQRYVEEGGFLFAEACCGDKEFADSFRALMNRIFPNNELRPIPEAHPIWTAYFRDPGMAHFAGLEGLEKGCRTVVAFSPRPMAGYWEEHRFMPSGRPPSPVGSPLHRGEMAYKLAGNVIAYATGLELPKPRLTRTVLVDPNAGDRGPRRGMFQPAQLKTGDAEPAPAALRNLMGHLKEKYQLQVSTKSESLFPGDDAVFKYKFLYLHGRRPVELSDFDAENVKGVLQTGGLLLADASCNGTDAWKRFDASFRSACKKLFPDAPLQVIPADDPIFSAKLNGGQAISQVRCRREKPDGSGPEAELRNYAPFLEGVKVDGRWVVVYSKYDIGCALEGHKSADCLGHDRESAMRLASAVVLYSLRR encoded by the coding sequence ATGACGCGGTTGCTCCTGTCCACCGCCCTCTTCGCCGGGCTCGGCGTCCTCGTCATGCTTCCCGCACCAGCCCCGGCGAAGCAGCCGCTGCCCGGCCCGCCCCCGGCCCCGGGCAAGGCCGACGAAGAGTTGGTCGAGCGCGTCCGGAAGGGGATCGACGGCGGCGTCCGCTACCTCAAGTCGAAGCAGAACCGCGCCACCGGCAACTGGGAGGGCGAGCAGTTCGTCCTCAACTTCGTCGTCAACATGGAGGGCGGCACCACCGCCCTCGTGACGCTGGCGCTGCTCAACGCCGGGCTCACCGAGAAGGACGAGTCCGTCCGCAAGGCGCTCGACTACCTCCGCACGCTGCCGCCGCGCAAGACCTACGTCGTCGGGCTCCAGAACCTGGCGCTGGCCGAGGCACGCCAGCCGAAGGACTTGCCCATTATCCAGCGGAACGCCGACTGGCTCGTCGAGCGGGCCATCGGCCTGCGCAACGGCGACCTGAAGGGGTGGACCTACGAGGGCGGCAACTCGCTCGGCGACGGGTCGAACACGCAGTACGCCCTGCTCGGGCTGTACGCCGCCAAGCAGGCCGGGGCGAAGGTGGACGACAACGTCTGGCGGGCCATCCAGAAGCACTACACCGGCTACCAGATTCCGGTGACCGCAACCTCCGGGGGGTGGAGCTACCACAACCCACCGCTGGACCCCGCGGTGAGCTTCACGATGACCGTGGCCGGCGTGTGCGGGCTGCTCATCGCCGGGCTCGGGCTCGAAGAGAGCACGCAGGGGCTCGACCCCGCCACCGGCGTCGCCGCCAACTGCGGCGTGTACGCCGAGACGAGCGCGGTCGCGCGCGGGATGAACTGGATCGCCGCGAACTTCAATTTCGATTCGGGCAAGTCGATCTTTTACAACGTGTACGGCATCGAGCGGCTGGGCCGCCTCTCGGGCGAGCGGTTCATCGGCCGCTACGACTGGTACCGCGAGGGGTGCGAGTACCTGCTGAAGGCACAGGAGCCGGGCACCGGCGCGTTCTCGAAGCCGCGCGGCATCGACGGCGCCGAAGTATTGTCCACGTCGTTCGCGCTGCTGTTCCTGTCGAAGGGGCGGACGCCGGTGCTGGTCAGCAAGTACGCCTGGGGCGAGTTCCGCCACCCGGCCGGCGGGCAATTCCAGGAGGTGAGTACCGGCGCCCGAGGCGAGGTAAGCTGGAACCGCAAGCACAACGACACGCGTCACCTGGTCGAGTTCGCCAGCAAGGAGCTCTTCAAAGGCGCGCCACTGGCGTGGCAGGTCTACGACCCGCGCCGGCAGAACCTCGAAACCGACGACGCCGTCCTGCGGGAGGTGGGCACGCTGGTGCAGTCGCCGGTGCTGTACCTGAACGGCCACGGCCGCATCCCGTTCGTGGGCTTGCAGGGCGAGGGGCTGACGACGAACGAGAAGGTGTTGCAGAGGTACGTCGAGGAAGGCGGGTTCCTGTTCGCGGAGGCGTGCTGCGGCGACAAGGAATTCGCCGACTCGTTCCGGGCGCTGATGAATCGCATCTTCCCGAACAACGAGCTGCGGCCGATCCCGGAGGCGCACCCCATCTGGACGGCGTACTTCCGCGACCCGGGGATGGCGCACTTCGCCGGCCTGGAGGGGCTCGAAAAGGGCTGCCGCACGGTGGTAGCGTTCAGCCCGCGGCCGATGGCGGGGTACTGGGAAGAACACCGGTTCATGCCGAGCGGCCGGCCGCCGAGCCCGGTCGGGAGCCCACTCCACCGCGGCGAGATGGCCTACAAACTGGCCGGGAACGTGATTGCCTACGCCACGGGGCTGGAGTTGCCGAAGCCGCGGCTGACGCGAACCGTGCTGGTGGACCCGAACGCCGGCGACCGCGGCCCGCGCCGCGGGATGTTCCAGCCGGCGCAGCTGAAGACCGGCGACGCCGAGCCGGCCCCGGCCGCGCTGCGGAACCTGATGGGGCACCTGAAGGAGAAGTACCAGCTGCAGGTGAGCACGAAGTCGGAGTCGCTGTTCCCCGGCGACGACGCCGTGTTCAAGTACAAGTTCCTGTACCTGCACGGCCGCCGGCCGGTGGAGCTGTCCGACTTCGACGCCGAAAACGTGAAGGGCGTGTTGCAGACCGGCGGCCTCTTGTTAGCCGACGCCAGCTGCAACGGCACAGACGCCTGGAAGCGGTTCGACGCCTCGTTCCGGTCCGCGTGCAAGAAGCTGTTTCCCGACGCGCCGCTGCAAGTGATCCCGGCCGACGACCCAATCTTCTCGGCGAAGCTGAACGGCGGGCAGGCGATTTCGCAGGTGCGCTGCCGGCGCGAGAAGCCGGACGGCAGCGGCCCCGAGGCGGAGCTGCGGAACTACGCCCCGTTCCTGGAGGGCGTGAAGGTGGATGGCCGGTGGGTGGTGGTCTACAGCAAGTACGACATCGGCTGTGCGCTGGAGGGACACAAGTCGGCCGACTGCCTCGGCCACGACCGCGAGAGCGCGATGCGGCTGGCGAGTGCGGTCGTGCTGTATTCGCTACGACGATGA
- the ftsH gene encoding ATP-dependent zinc metalloprotease FtsH → MPPPPTTPSPATKRGSPLLPGGWIALAVITVIAFVLYFSNVTKDISYTEFRTLVDAGQLKKLTFVGPDRLRGEVRDSTADTAKAIGLRDGKFTVSLPRVEDQERLVKDWEAKDKAYRDKLKEQKLSEPEPLSVDKREEPVWLGTLIVNVLFIGVALALFFFLILPRLRDPMGGGFLNNYVRSPAKRYEKGKGRLTFDDVAGMEGAKRELQEIVDYLKEPQKFTRLGAQVPKGVLLVGPPGTGKTLMAKAAAGEANVPFFSINGSEFIQMFVGVGASRVRDMFKTAKENSPCVIFIDEIDAVGRMRGAGVGGGSDEREQTLNQILSEMDGFQPTETVIVMAATNRPDVLDAALLRPGRFDRHITVDKPAWRGRLEILKVHTRNKPLADEVDLERIARNMAGMSGADLRNLCNEAALAATRAGKNKLEQVDFDEAADRVRLGAMREEPFSKDERRRTAVHEAGHALCAWLQPSAHKLDRVSIIPRARTGGVTMFQPNEDRVDQSMSELMAQLVMSMGGRAADKMVVGEPLSGAIGDLKHGTRLARLMVTQFGMSDRLGPVFYRQGEEHVFLGKDMHEPRDFSEGTAKIIDEEVQRIMTASLDRATELLSANRDKLDRLTEALLLHEELDADEVERVFAGVPLTEVKTDVPPAPPPAAEPAAEPAPDAQPKPGLAFG, encoded by the coding sequence ATGCCTCCCCCACCCACCACCCCGTCTCCCGCGACCAAGCGCGGCAGCCCCTTGCTCCCCGGCGGCTGGATAGCCCTCGCGGTCATCACGGTGATCGCGTTCGTCCTGTACTTCTCGAACGTCACCAAGGATATCAGCTACACCGAGTTTCGCACCCTGGTTGACGCCGGGCAGTTGAAAAAGCTGACGTTCGTCGGCCCAGACCGACTCCGTGGCGAGGTCCGCGACAGCACGGCCGACACCGCGAAGGCGATCGGCCTGCGTGACGGCAAGTTCACCGTCAGCCTGCCGCGGGTCGAGGACCAAGAGCGACTCGTCAAGGACTGGGAGGCGAAGGACAAGGCGTACCGCGACAAGCTCAAGGAACAGAAGCTCTCCGAGCCCGAGCCGCTGAGCGTCGACAAGCGCGAGGAGCCGGTGTGGCTCGGCACGCTGATCGTGAACGTCCTCTTCATCGGCGTCGCCCTCGCGTTGTTCTTCTTCCTGATCCTGCCGCGGCTGCGCGACCCGATGGGCGGCGGCTTCCTCAACAACTACGTCCGCAGCCCCGCCAAGCGGTACGAGAAGGGGAAGGGCCGCCTGACGTTCGATGACGTCGCCGGCATGGAGGGTGCGAAGCGCGAGCTCCAGGAGATCGTGGACTACCTGAAGGAGCCGCAGAAGTTCACCCGCCTCGGGGCGCAGGTGCCGAAGGGTGTGCTTCTGGTCGGCCCGCCTGGCACCGGCAAGACGCTGATGGCGAAGGCCGCCGCCGGAGAGGCCAACGTGCCGTTCTTCTCCATCAACGGCAGCGAGTTCATCCAGATGTTCGTCGGAGTCGGCGCCAGCCGGGTCCGCGACATGTTCAAGACGGCGAAGGAGAACTCGCCGTGTGTCATCTTCATCGACGAGATCGACGCCGTCGGCCGGATGCGCGGCGCCGGCGTCGGCGGCGGGTCGGACGAGCGGGAGCAGACGCTCAACCAGATCCTCAGCGAGATGGACGGGTTCCAGCCGACCGAGACGGTTATCGTCATGGCCGCGACGAACCGGCCCGACGTGCTCGACGCGGCGCTGCTGCGCCCGGGCCGGTTCGACCGTCACATCACCGTCGACAAGCCGGCGTGGCGCGGGCGGCTGGAAATCCTGAAGGTTCACACCCGCAACAAGCCGCTGGCCGACGAGGTGGACCTGGAGCGGATCGCCCGCAACATGGCCGGCATGAGCGGGGCCGACCTGCGAAACCTGTGCAACGAGGCCGCGCTGGCCGCGACCCGCGCCGGCAAGAACAAGCTCGAACAGGTGGACTTCGACGAGGCGGCCGACCGCGTCCGGCTGGGTGCGATGCGGGAGGAGCCGTTCTCGAAGGACGAGCGCCGACGCACGGCGGTCCACGAGGCCGGACACGCTCTGTGTGCGTGGCTCCAGCCGTCCGCCCACAAGCTCGACCGGGTGAGCATCATCCCCCGCGCCCGTACCGGCGGCGTGACGATGTTTCAGCCCAACGAGGACCGCGTCGACCAGTCGATGAGCGAGTTGATGGCCCAACTCGTGATGAGCATGGGCGGGCGGGCCGCGGACAAGATGGTGGTCGGCGAGCCGCTGTCGGGGGCGATCGGCGACCTGAAGCACGGCACCCGGCTGGCCCGGCTGATGGTGACGCAGTTCGGCATGAGCGACCGCCTCGGCCCGGTCTTCTACCGGCAGGGCGAGGAGCACGTGTTCCTCGGCAAGGACATGCACGAGCCGCGCGACTTTTCCGAGGGCACCGCCAAGATCATCGACGAGGAGGTGCAGCGGATCATGACCGCCTCCCTCGACCGGGCGACGGAACTGCTGTCGGCGAACCGCGACAAGCTCGACCGGCTGACGGAGGCTCTGCTGCTGCACGAGGAGTTGGACGCCGACGAGGTGGAGCGGGTGTTCGCCGGCGTACCGCTGACCGAAGTGAAGACGGACGTGCCCCCCGCCCCACCGCCGGCCGCCGAACCGGCCGCCGAACCGGCGCCGGACGCACAACCGAAGCCGGGCCTGGCCTTCGGCTGA
- a CDS encoding DUF1801 domain-containing protein → MVLAFAPDIVGFGRYHYEYQSGHSGDTCVVGLSPRKASLSLYVTNDVTEVADLLGQLGEHTTGKACAYVKSLDRIDLAVLRKLVKRAVARAERK, encoded by the coding sequence ATGGTGCTTGCCTTCGCCCCAGACATCGTCGGGTTCGGCCGTTACCACTACGAGTACCAGTCGGGCCACTCCGGCGACACGTGCGTGGTCGGCCTATCGCCGCGGAAGGCGAGCCTGTCGCTGTACGTCACCAACGACGTGACGGAGGTCGCCGACCTGCTGGGGCAACTCGGCGAACACACGACCGGCAAGGCGTGTGCCTACGTCAAGTCCCTCGACCGCATCGACCTCGCTGTGCTGCGGAAGCTCGTCAAGCGGGCGGTGGCGAGGGCGGAGCGGAAATGA
- a CDS encoding nitrate/nitrite transporter — translation MTPDDTEPTGPRLRVMWMSTFAFTVLFAVWLMLGVLGLEIKKDTALMLGADDAASMTPDQIKAAVESRFEWLLAAAILAGSLPRLNFGIWADKHGGRNMMVGLLLFCAIPAYGLAFASSYAELLTAATLFGLAGNSFTVGIAWNSAWFPTRQKGTALGVFGAGNVGASGTKLLVVLVPTVLTLIPVGGYLGGLIPGGWRFVPVLYAALLVLTAVGVWFVCPKVDHCPGRGRPLGEMLAPLKHVRVWRLSLYYVVVFGAYVALSSWLPNYYRNTFGVDLRTAALLTAMYIFPASLLRPLGGYLSDKFGPRVVTYAVFVGMTVALIPLCLPTHVLDLGVTLFTGLMVVVGVGMGIGKASVYKYVPNYFPKDVGAVGGLVGMLGALGGFVLPPVFGMVGRATGSPQAAFVALLALTVGSLAWLHLVVVAMKRAEARMMAEPEPALALASAES, via the coding sequence GTGACGCCCGACGACACCGAACCGACCGGCCCGCGGCTGCGGGTCATGTGGATGTCCACGTTCGCGTTCACCGTCCTGTTCGCCGTCTGGCTGATGCTCGGCGTTCTCGGCCTGGAAATCAAGAAGGACACCGCCCTCATGCTCGGGGCCGACGACGCCGCGTCGATGACCCCGGATCAGATCAAGGCCGCCGTCGAGAGCCGGTTCGAGTGGCTGTTGGCCGCCGCCATCCTGGCCGGATCGCTGCCGCGGCTCAACTTCGGCATCTGGGCCGACAAACACGGCGGCCGCAACATGATGGTCGGCCTCCTCCTGTTCTGCGCCATCCCTGCCTACGGGCTCGCGTTCGCGTCCAGCTACGCCGAGTTGCTCACCGCGGCCACGCTGTTCGGGCTCGCCGGGAACTCGTTCACCGTCGGCATCGCCTGGAACTCGGCGTGGTTCCCGACCCGGCAGAAGGGGACGGCCCTCGGCGTGTTCGGCGCCGGCAACGTCGGGGCGTCCGGCACCAAGCTGCTGGTGGTACTTGTCCCCACCGTGCTGACGCTCATCCCCGTCGGCGGCTACCTCGGCGGCCTCATCCCCGGCGGCTGGCGGTTCGTGCCGGTGCTGTACGCGGCGCTGCTGGTTCTCACCGCGGTCGGCGTGTGGTTCGTGTGCCCGAAGGTGGACCACTGCCCCGGCCGCGGCCGTCCGCTCGGCGAGATGCTGGCCCCGCTCAAGCACGTCCGCGTGTGGCGACTCAGCCTGTACTACGTCGTCGTGTTCGGGGCGTACGTCGCGCTCTCGTCGTGGCTCCCGAACTACTACCGCAACACGTTTGGCGTCGACCTGCGGACCGCGGCGCTCCTCACGGCTATGTACATTTTTCCGGCCAGCCTGCTGCGGCCGCTCGGCGGCTACCTGTCGGACAAGTTCGGCCCGCGCGTCGTCACCTACGCGGTGTTCGTCGGCATGACCGTGGCGCTGATTCCGCTGTGCCTGCCGACGCACGTCCTCGACCTGGGCGTGACGCTGTTCACGGGGCTGATGGTCGTGGTGGGCGTCGGGATGGGGATCGGGAAGGCGTCGGTGTACAAGTACGTGCCGAACTACTTTCCGAAGGACGTGGGGGCCGTGGGCGGGCTGGTGGGGATGCTCGGGGCGCTGGGCGGGTTCGTGCTGCCGCCGGTGTTCGGCATGGTCGGCCGAGCGACCGGCAGCCCGCAGGCCGCGTTCGTGGCGCTGCTCGCGCTGACGGTGGGCTCGCTGGCGTGGCTGCACCTGGTGGTGGTGGCGATGAAGCGGGCCGAGGCGCGGATGATGGCCGAACCGGAGCCGGCGCTAGCGCTGGCTTCGGCTGAGTCGTGA